CACGTCGCAGTTCCGAGGCGATTTTGAACCTGAAGGATGACCGCCTGCTGGTGGTGGTGGGGCCCTGCTCCATCCACGACCGCATGTCCGCTCTGGAATATGCGCAGTTGATCGTCGCTGCCCGTGAAAAATACTCGGCGGATCTGGAGATCCTGATGCGGGTGTATTTTGAAAAACCCCGCACGACGGTGGGGTGGAAGGGCTTCATCAATGACCCGCACCTCAATGAGAGTTACGATATCAACACCGGTTTGCGTGGTGCACGCGGCCTGCTGATGGATCTGGCCAAAATGGGCGTGCCGGCCGCCACGGAGTTTCTGGATGTCATTACGCCTCAATACATCGCCGATGTGGTGGTGTGGGGGGCCATTGGCGCCCGCACGACAGAGAGCCAGGTGCATCGCCAGCTCGCTTCCGGTTTGTCCATGCCGGTCGGTTTCAAAAACGGCACGGATGGCAGCATTCAGACTGCTCTGGATGCCATCCAGGCTGCCGCCGGGCAGCATTGCTTCCTCTCCGTGACCAAGGATGGCGTCGCTGCTATCGTGAAAACCCGTGGCAACGAGGCCTGCCACGTCATCCTGCGTGGTGGCAAAACGGGGACCAATTTTGATGCCCAGTCCATCGAGTCCGTGGTGAACCAGCTCAGCACACGCGGCCTGCCCGCAAGTGTGATGGTGGATTGCAGCCACGGCAACAGCCTCAAGGATTACCGCAAGCAGCCGGGCGTGGCCCAGTCTCTGGCGGAGCAGATGAGTGCGGGCAGCAAAGCTATCACCGGGGTGATGATCGAAAGCCATCTGGTTGAGGGCCGTCAAGATGCCAAGCCCGGCCAGGCCCTGACCTATGGCCAGAGCATCACCGACGCCTGTGTGAACTGGCCCGCCACCGAGTCCATGCTGGATACCCTGGCTGCTGCCGTGCGTGCTCGCCGGTTGGCGTGAGGTGGTTCCTGAGCTTCATTTTTCTGTTGCCCGCTCCCGCTGGCGCTTCTGGTTCATTGCTTTTCTTTTCCAGTGATCGCCGACCCTATCGAGTCTTTCTCCCGTGCTCGCATCCTCGTTATCGGGGATGTCATGCTGGACCATTTCATCTGGGGCGCGGTGCGTCGCATCTCACCGGAGGCCCCGGTGCCGATCGTGGAGGTGACCAAGGAAACGACCTTTCCGGGTGGCGCGGCCAATGTGGCGCGCAACCTATCCGCCTTCACACCTCATGCCTACCTGATGGGGCGTGTGGGCAAAGACAGCGCTGCGGGGGAACTGCGCCGCCTGCTGCACGAAGAAGGGGTCAATACGGACCCGATGCTGGAAAGCAGCACCCTGCCCACCATTGCCAAGACACGCATCATTGCCCGCCAGCAGCATGTGGTGCGGGTGGACCGTGAGACGATCCAGAAGCTCTCTCCCGAAGAGCTGGATGAAGTCTGCCGTGGAGTCGAGGCGATGCTGCCGGAGCTCGATGGTCTCATCATTGAGGACTACGGCAAAGGCTTCGTCACGCAGGCCTTTGCGGACCGGGTTCTCGGCCTGGCCAAAGCGGCAGGTAAGCTGGTGACGGTGGACCCGTCTCCCCACAATCCGCTGAACTGGCGCGGAGCTTCCCTGGTGAAGCCCAATCGTCTGGAGGCCTTTGCTGCGGCAGGCATCCAGGACCAGCGTACGCCAGGCCCGCCTTTGGAAGACAAACGTTTGCTGGAAGTCGGTGAGCAGCTTCTGGATCAATGGGCCGTGGGCAAAGTACTCATCACTTTGGGCGAGCAGGGCATGATCCTTTTCCAACGCGATGCGGCACCGCACCACATCCCGACACAGGCCCGCGAGGTGTTTGATGTCTCCGGGGCAGGGGATACGGCCATTGCCTTCCTCACACTGGCGATGGCGGTGGGCCTGAGCGCGGAAGAAGCCGCGAACGTGGCCAACCATGCCAGCGGCATCGTGGTGGGCAAGCTGGGCACTGCCCGCGTGATGAAAGATGAACTGCTGAAATCCTTCGAAGACTGATCTCTATGTCCGAATTTAACTCCATGCTTCAGGGCCATCTCGATGGCCACCTCGCCACGCTCAAGCGCCTGGATGAATGCCGCGAGACACTGGCGGCCATCGCCGATGCCTGGGTGACGGCGCTGAAGTCTGGAAAGAAAATCCTGTTCTTTGGCAATGGCGGCAGCGCGGCGGATGCCCAGCATCTGGCGGCGGAACTGTGCGTGCGTTATCGCATCAATCGCCGAGCTCTCGCGGGGCTGGCTTTGACGACCGATACATCGGTTCTTACCGCCCACAGCAACGACTACGGTTTTGAAACCGTCTTCTCCCGTCAGGTGGAGGCCTTGGCTCAACCGGGTGATGTCGTCGTGGGGATCTCCACCTCCGGCACCAGCAAGAACGTGGTTGCCGGGCTGAAAGCGGCCCGTGAGGCTGGCTGTGTGGTCGTTTCCTTCACCGCTGAAAAAGGGGCCGATTGTGCGGCCCTGGCCCACCACGCCTACTGCGTGCCCACCCCCATCACCGCCTATGCTCAGGAATGCCACCTGCTGGCCGGGCATGTGCTGTGCGAGTATGTGGAAGCGGCCTTCAAAGACTGAGTCCCTGCTGCCTTTTTGGGTAATGATTCCTCATGGGACTGGGCCGAAAAATCTCCATGGCTACCGTCGCTCTGCGACTGGGCCGGCGGTTTGAGGACAAGGCGGAGCTCCTGCGTCTGTGCGCCTGCTACGGCGGGCTGAGCCCGTTTCGTGGGGGGCTCTTAACGGTTGAAACCACCGCACCAGGAGCACCCAGACTGCACCTCCGCCATGCCCAGCCCGATACCATCCTGCTGGTAGAAGTGCTGATGGAACAGGACTACCGCTGCCTGGAGTCGCTTTCGTTCACCCCTGCGTCCATTCTGGACATTGGTGGCAATATTGGCCTGGGCAGCTTTTATCTGAAGTCGCTTTTTCCGGAGGCTGACATTACCGGGTTCGAGCCCTCCCCGGCGGAGTTTGAAATGCTCACCGCTAATTATGCGGAATGGCCGGGCTGCCGGGCTTTTCAAAATGCCATTGGTGATGTGGACGGTGCGCATCTTCGTTTCGCCGTGCATCCAGATCGCACCGGCGGCCAGCATGTGCTGGGGGAAGGGGACTCTGGAGACTGGCAAGAGATCCAGGTCATTGCAAGGCGGGTGGACTGCCTCATCAAGGAAGGCGTCGTGCCGGTGCCGGATCTGGTGAAGATGGACATCGAGGGGGCCGAGGTGATGGCCTTACAGGGGTTTGGTTCTTATCTCTCCCAAGTACGCGCCTTTGTGCTGGAGACCCATTCGGCGGATCTTCATGCCGCCTGCATCCGGCTGCTGACCGATGCCGGGCACACGGTTTTGAGTGATGTTTCCCGCTCGCCGGAGGCGCGGATTCTTTTTACCGAAAAGCGGCCCTGATGGCCTAACAGAATGTAATCCTATGGATCGCGCCTATTGGAGAAGCCTGTTTGCCACGATGCCCTATGCCATGCTGGCCAGCCTACGCCAGCATGGGATGAAGGGCGGGTATCTGGCCCTGGCCGTTTTTGTGTTTCGTCGCCTCTGGTTCCCGGTGCAGATGGGGCCTGTCATCCGGCTGACCAATTGGCGGGAGGCGGCCAACTACATGGACAACTTCATCCTTGGTGAGTTGCGTCATCCCGACGTGGAAAAGCTGGTGCAGAGCCAGCCTGGAGCGGTGATTGAGGTGGGTGTCAATGTGGGCATTACCAGCCGTTGGTGGCTTGCACAAAACTCGGCGGTGCAGGTCATCGGCGTGGACATGATGCAGGAGGCCCTGGACTACACTGGTCGCTGTGTGGCGGAATTAAATCAGGCCCGCCGCTGGCACCCTGTTGTGGGGGCAGTGGGCGATTCCTTCGGCAGCATGGGGGTGGTCTTCGACGATCCTCTGGAAGGCACCAACAGCCTGGACAATGCCCAGGGCGGCCACCGCCGCACAGTGGAGGTGAATACGCTGGATGCCTATCTGCAGCGTGCGCCGCAACTGCCTCCCCTGCTGCTGAAGATCGACATTGAGGGCCATGGTGCAGCCGCTCTGCGTGGGGCTGACAAACTGTTGCAAACGGTGCCCTGGGTGGTGGTGGAGACCCACCATGCGGAGGAGCTTTCACAGTCGGCTGATTTGCTTTCACGCAGCGGGTTTGGCCTGCGGCATTTCCACGGGCGAACCATGTGGTGGTCACGGGTGAGCTGATATGATCCTGCGCAATCTCTCCTGGCTCACGGTTTCGCAGATCGTGCGTCTGGTCACGGGCCTGTTTGTCGGCACGTGGCTGACTCGTGCGCTGGGGCCGGAGCAGAATGGTTTGTTAGGCACGGCTTTGGTCATCAGTTCCCTGATGGGATTCACGGCAGAGTTGGGGCTGCGGCAGGTTTTGATCAAGGAACTGGCCACGCGGGGCGATGATGCGGGGCTGGTGCTGGGTACGGCGGCGCGTTTGATGCTGGGCTGGGGGCTGGTGTGTTTTGGCCTAGCCTGCGCCGTGGCCTGGTGGTGGGGCGGGGCGGAGATGCTGGCCGTGGGCAGCATCCTGTATGCCTCGCTGCCTCTGAACGCCTACCTGGCTGTGCTTTCCCGCTGGGATGCGGCTCAGCAGTCTCAGCGGACGGCGCGGCTGGGTATCCTGGCCAATGGGCTGGCGGCGCTGGCTCGGGTGGTCTGCATTCTGGCCGGGGCGGATCTGTGCTGGGCCGCCTTCACCATCGTTCTGGAGGTGGCCATTTCGGCCGCCGTCGCCTTCGCCTGGGCCTTGCGGCACGGCTGGTGGGCGGAACTCCGGTCTTGGGATACCCAGGTGGCGCGCTCCTTGCTGGCGGAGTCGCTGCCGTTGTTTCTGGCGCACTCGGGCACCCTGCTGCTACTGAGGGTGGATCAGTTGATGATCTACCAGATGCGCGGCGCGGCGGAGGCGGGCGTCTATGCGGCGGCTACCCGTTTGTCGGAAATCGTGTATGCTGCCGGACCGCTTGTCATCATGACCTTCATGCCCATCCTTTCCCGCTCGTTTCAAAATGAGCCTGCGAAGTACCTGCGGCAGTGCGCCTGGCTGTTTGGCGCACTCAGTCTGGTTGCTTACGGTTCCATCGTCTTCTGGTGGCTTGCTGGCGGAGCGGTGGTGGAGCTGCTGTATGGAAAGGCGTTTGAGCAGGCTGCTATGGTTCTTTTGGTGCATGGCATCGCCACGCTGCCTTATCTGCATGGTGAACTGAGGAGCGCCCTGTTGGTGATCGAACGCAAGACGGTGTGGAGCATTCGCTGTGCGCTCGTGGGGTTGGTGCTGAATGTGCTGCTGAATCTGTGGCTGGTGCGGGATCATGGCGCTGTGGGGGCGGCCTGGGCCACGGCGATCGCCTACACTCTCGTCTGGTTCGGATCGTCCCTGGTGCTACCGGCACTCAGACCTGTGGGGCTGCAACAATTAGCGGGACTGGCATCTCCCGTTTGGTTTTGGCGCGAATCGCGGCGATGGAAGCTGCTGATGTCATGAAGGGCGAACTTTTGGATCTAGTGAATCTCCGGCGCGTGGCCATCGTCCGCTGCTGCGGGCTGGGCGATGTGGCGCAGATGACGCCGCTGCTGCAGCAGATCCGCCACGATGCCCCGCAGGCCGTGGTGGAGGTTTTTCTGAATGCCAATGTGGCTCCGTTGCTTGAGGGATCCGAATGGGTGGACCGCGTGCACGCCATTCCTGTGGCTGATTTTGTCGCCACGCGGAGTTCTCCTTTTTTGAGCCAGCTCTGGGCCAAGGTCCGACAGCAGGGAAGCTTCGATGCCTTGTTTTGTCTGGACCTTTCATGGTCCCGCACATTGCTTTCCGGTCGGGTTAAGGCCAGCCGCCGCATCGGCTTTCGCACGGAAGGATGGAAGCCGTGGAGCCCGCTGGATTTTACCGTGACCGTCCCGCTGGACTATGCGCGCAATGCGGACCACACTTCTCTCTGGTTTCTGCGCTTATGGTTAGGTCCGACGGACATGAATGATTTTGGGTTCGGGCCGGAGCTGGGGCATCTCCGCGAGGCCCGCTCCACCCGGCTGGCACGGCATGTGGCCTTGGTCCCCAAGGCTGGGAATGACTTGGTGCCGGGCGATCTGAAACAATGGCCGATGCAGGCCTGGCCCAAGCTAGCGGCCCACCTGCTGAACCAGGGTTGGACGCCGGTGGTGATGGGACGCCAAGGGGACTTTGACATGGCCTCCATGCCTCCAGGAACGCTGGACATGCAGGGGCGGCAAAGCGTCACCGAGGCGGCGCGCTACATTTCGCGCTGTGCAGGGCTGATTGGCAATGATTCAGGCCTCTATCATCTAGCGATGGCGCTCGGCACACCGGCGGT
The Prosthecobacter algae genome window above contains:
- a CDS encoding 3-deoxy-7-phosphoheptulonate synthase, which codes for MSHSHPTDDLRVAEILPLIQPALLMHDIPLGEAEAVFVEQARRSSEAILNLKDDRLLVVVGPCSIHDRMSALEYAQLIVAAREKYSADLEILMRVYFEKPRTTVGWKGFINDPHLNESYDINTGLRGARGLLMDLAKMGVPAATEFLDVITPQYIADVVVWGAIGARTTESQVHRQLASGLSMPVGFKNGTDGSIQTALDAIQAAAGQHCFLSVTKDGVAAIVKTRGNEACHVILRGGKTGTNFDAQSIESVVNQLSTRGLPASVMVDCSHGNSLKDYRKQPGVAQSLAEQMSAGSKAITGVMIESHLVEGRQDAKPGQALTYGQSITDACVNWPATESMLDTLAAAVRARRLA
- the rfaE1 gene encoding D-glycero-beta-D-manno-heptose-7-phosphate kinase, yielding MIADPIESFSRARILVIGDVMLDHFIWGAVRRISPEAPVPIVEVTKETTFPGGAANVARNLSAFTPHAYLMGRVGKDSAAGELRRLLHEEGVNTDPMLESSTLPTIAKTRIIARQQHVVRVDRETIQKLSPEELDEVCRGVEAMLPELDGLIIEDYGKGFVTQAFADRVLGLAKAAGKLVTVDPSPHNPLNWRGASLVKPNRLEAFAAAGIQDQRTPGPPLEDKRLLEVGEQLLDQWAVGKVLITLGEQGMILFQRDAAPHHIPTQAREVFDVSGAGDTAIAFLTLAMAVGLSAEEAANVANHASGIVVGKLGTARVMKDELLKSFED
- a CDS encoding FkbM family methyltransferase, with the protein product MATVALRLGRRFEDKAELLRLCACYGGLSPFRGGLLTVETTAPGAPRLHLRHAQPDTILLVEVLMEQDYRCLESLSFTPASILDIGGNIGLGSFYLKSLFPEADITGFEPSPAEFEMLTANYAEWPGCRAFQNAIGDVDGAHLRFAVHPDRTGGQHVLGEGDSGDWQEIQVIARRVDCLIKEGVVPVPDLVKMDIEGAEVMALQGFGSYLSQVRAFVLETHSADLHAACIRLLTDAGHTVLSDVSRSPEARILFTEKRP
- a CDS encoding D-sedoheptulose 7-phosphate isomerase, which codes for MSEFNSMLQGHLDGHLATLKRLDECRETLAAIADAWVTALKSGKKILFFGNGGSAADAQHLAAELCVRYRINRRALAGLALTTDTSVLTAHSNDYGFETVFSRQVEALAQPGDVVVGISTSGTSKNVVAGLKAAREAGCVVVSFTAEKGADCAALAHHAYCVPTPITAYAQECHLLAGHVLCEYVEAAFKD
- a CDS encoding oligosaccharide flippase family protein, coding for MILRNLSWLTVSQIVRLVTGLFVGTWLTRALGPEQNGLLGTALVISSLMGFTAELGLRQVLIKELATRGDDAGLVLGTAARLMLGWGLVCFGLACAVAWWWGGAEMLAVGSILYASLPLNAYLAVLSRWDAAQQSQRTARLGILANGLAALARVVCILAGADLCWAAFTIVLEVAISAAVAFAWALRHGWWAELRSWDTQVARSLLAESLPLFLAHSGTLLLLRVDQLMIYQMRGAAEAGVYAAATRLSEIVYAAGPLVIMTFMPILSRSFQNEPAKYLRQCAWLFGALSLVAYGSIVFWWLAGGAVVELLYGKAFEQAAMVLLVHGIATLPYLHGELRSALLVIERKTVWSIRCALVGLVLNVLLNLWLVRDHGAVGAAWATAIAYTLVWFGSSLVLPALRPVGLQQLAGLASPVWFWRESRRWKLLMS
- a CDS encoding FkbM family methyltransferase, which codes for MDRAYWRSLFATMPYAMLASLRQHGMKGGYLALAVFVFRRLWFPVQMGPVIRLTNWREAANYMDNFILGELRHPDVEKLVQSQPGAVIEVGVNVGITSRWWLAQNSAVQVIGVDMMQEALDYTGRCVAELNQARRWHPVVGAVGDSFGSMGVVFDDPLEGTNSLDNAQGGHRRTVEVNTLDAYLQRAPQLPPLLLKIDIEGHGAAALRGADKLLQTVPWVVVETHHAEELSQSADLLSRSGFGLRHFHGRTMWWSRVS
- a CDS encoding glycosyltransferase family 9 protein → MEAADVMKGELLDLVNLRRVAIVRCCGLGDVAQMTPLLQQIRHDAPQAVVEVFLNANVAPLLEGSEWVDRVHAIPVADFVATRSSPFLSQLWAKVRQQGSFDALFCLDLSWSRTLLSGRVKASRRIGFRTEGWKPWSPLDFTVTVPLDYARNADHTSLWFLRLWLGPTDMNDFGFGPELGHLREARSTRLARHVALVPKAGNDLVPGDLKQWPMQAWPKLAAHLLNQGWTPVVMGRQGDFDMASMPPGTLDMQGRQSVTEAARYISRCAGLIGNDSGLYHLAMALGTPAVGLFGPTAVARTGPFRSPHGLALTAALPCVPCCASQCTVAAEGREEKDRPFCLSSLTPETVCERAIKHFSRS